In uncultured delta proteobacterium, the following proteins share a genomic window:
- a CDS encoding conserved hypothetical protein (Evidence 4 : Homologs of previously reported genes of unknown function) — translation MTKTPRGRYSQELRQQAVTMAVEDGFGVTETARRLSVPMKTLANWVTQYRLDKHEFALKPGVSEQDAELARLKKENALLRMERDILKKAAAYFAKESL, via the coding sequence ATGACGAAAACACCACGAGGACGTTATTCACAGGAATTGAGGCAGCAAGCCGTCACCATGGCGGTTGAGGATGGCTTCGGCGTAACGGAAACAGCGCGAAGGTTGTCTGTTCCTATGAAAACTTTAGCGAATTGGGTTACGCAGTACCGACTGGACAAGCACGAGTTCGCCTTGAAGCCGGGCGTGAGTGAGCAGGATGCGGAGTTGGCGCGGTTGAAGAAAGAAAACGCCCTGCTGCGTATGGAGCGCGACATTCTAAAAAAAGCGGCGGCGTACTTTGCCAAAGAGTCGCTGTGA
- a CDS encoding conserved hypothetical protein (Evidence 4 : Homologs of previously reported genes of unknown function), with amino-acid sequence MRKLVNTRLAAEMLGLKPNTLEIWRCHKKGPKYVKLGRRILYDPADLEAFAASCTVETTPALKPAKPAGDLDR; translated from the coding sequence ATGCGAAAACTGGTGAATACGCGACTGGCGGCGGAAATGCTCGGGCTCAAGCCCAACACCCTGGAAATTTGGAGGTGCCATAAGAAGGGGCCGAAGTATGTTAAGTTGGGGCGACGTATCCTCTACGATCCTGCGGACTTGGAGGCGTTTGCCGCATCCTGCACCGTGGAAACCACGCCGGCACTCAAACCGGCCAAGCCCGCGGGAGATCTGGACAGATGA
- a CDS encoding hypothetical protein (Evidence 5 : No homology to any previously reported sequences), whose amino-acid sequence MNGGKIQTAQSYSLCGLDRLAAMPPGSPVLLVEDEKTADAAQKLFPNYVCMAWNGDTQFVGMADFSPLRDRNVIIWPHNDAPGHDAARDVVSMLERAGAYPLLLPLPESLPDKWSLADPPPKGFDPCAYLGRAGLPPMQLPVETTDDAIRPWPVLPREALPGLAGEFVALATRGSEADPAAVLITFLARFGAEIYGFAPGKGPYIRVGETRHPPRLYAAIAGASSRARKGTSAKPILRAFKEIPAKWRQGPPVADHTGGPLSSGEGLAFRLREREEGAEPDEGENTAGQPEDKRLFVLDEELAAAAANMKREGNTLSMALRSFWDSGDYEPLTKNAQVRVREAHVGIVTHMGILLTRWFETEEQKRKEYTINNINTEFEAILSHNEELRTLLQKIKPDANLEEFQENTRNLLRIAMPMGTVTFGKQKKPSMESILKKIMTDRDAADFADQEKAADEEVGEA is encoded by the coding sequence ATGAATGGCGGAAAAATTCAAACTGCACAGTCGTATTCCCTGTGCGGACTGGACAGGCTGGCCGCCATGCCGCCGGGAAGCCCGGTTTTGCTGGTGGAGGACGAAAAGACGGCGGACGCCGCGCAAAAGCTTTTCCCCAACTATGTTTGCATGGCCTGGAATGGCGACACGCAGTTCGTCGGCATGGCTGATTTTTCCCCTCTTCGTGATCGGAACGTCATTATCTGGCCGCACAATGATGCTCCGGGACACGATGCGGCAAGGGACGTTGTATCCATGCTTGAGCGCGCGGGTGCATATCCCTTGCTGTTGCCGCTGCCCGAGTCTTTGCCAGACAAATGGAGCCTGGCGGATCCGCCGCCAAAGGGCTTTGACCCGTGCGCGTACCTTGGCCGCGCGGGTCTGCCGCCCATGCAACTGCCGGTGGAAACCACCGATGACGCCATACGGCCTTGGCCGGTGTTGCCTCGGGAGGCGCTGCCGGGCCTTGCCGGGGAGTTCGTGGCCCTGGCGACGCGCGGCAGCGAAGCGGATCCCGCCGCCGTTCTGATTACATTCCTCGCGCGGTTCGGGGCGGAGATTTACGGCTTTGCGCCGGGAAAAGGCCCGTACATCCGGGTGGGGGAGACGCGCCATCCGCCGCGTCTGTATGCGGCCATTGCCGGCGCTTCCTCACGGGCGCGGAAGGGCACGTCCGCCAAGCCCATTCTTCGGGCGTTCAAAGAAATTCCCGCGAAATGGAGGCAAGGCCCGCCCGTTGCGGACCATACCGGCGGCCCGCTCTCCAGCGGAGAGGGACTGGCTTTTCGTCTGCGGGAACGCGAGGAAGGCGCTGAGCCGGATGAGGGTGAAAACACGGCGGGGCAGCCGGAGGACAAGCGTCTGTTCGTTCTGGACGAGGAGCTTGCCGCGGCCGCGGCCAACATGAAACGAGAGGGTAATACGCTCTCCATGGCCCTGAGGAGTTTTTGGGACAGCGGCGATTACGAGCCGCTGACCAAGAACGCCCAGGTCAGGGTGCGGGAAGCGCATGTGGGCATCGTGACGCACATGGGGATATTATTAACGAGGTGGTTTGAAACAGAAGAGCAAAAAAGAAAGGAATATACAATAAATAATATAAATACGGAATTTGAGGCCATTCTTTCTCATAATGAAGAATTGAGAACGCTGCTGCAAAAAATCAAACCTGATGCTAACTTGGAAGAGTTTCAGGAAAATACAAGAAATCTTCTTCGCATAGCCATGCCCATGGGGACGGTGACTTTTGGCAAGCAGAAAAAGCCCTCCATGGAAAGTATTTTAAAAAAAATTATGACCGATCGCGATGCTGCGGATTTTGCAGATCAGGAGAAAGCTGCTGATGAAGAAGTCGGGGAAGCATAA
- a CDS encoding hypothetical protein (Evidence 5 : No homology to any previously reported sequences), whose translation MFLLRLLRRFLRWLKEMRYEEKIALLRIAVIFTGCSYLICLLYASVPANEWLWGRAVTIFFQCLIAVSIPAALAIWLGNVLPSIWFLKTLKKGVAASPLLSQLEFHNAESVLHFARLHKLSLFSVSEEIRTKTAENVECRLEPLFLAPGYPPGLREKYYQKNLLWFNEEQIKTAREKIAEGAIAMAPEHIRSIADKKKDKIIEEKDNVIENVASKGGIPAKKAEQGKPWRRPLQGFGTNSIVLHC comes from the coding sequence ATGTTCTTGTTGCGATTGTTACGTCGATTCTTACGTTGGCTAAAGGAGATGAGGTATGAAGAGAAGATTGCTCTGCTTCGTATAGCGGTTATTTTTACTGGATGTTCCTATCTGATCTGTCTGCTCTACGCCTCCGTGCCCGCAAACGAATGGCTATGGGGCCGGGCTGTCACGATCTTCTTCCAGTGTCTGATCGCTGTTTCCATACCAGCTGCCTTGGCTATCTGGCTGGGCAACGTGCTTCCTTCGATATGGTTTCTAAAAACCCTGAAAAAAGGCGTAGCGGCGTCCCCACTACTCAGTCAGTTAGAATTCCACAATGCCGAGTCGGTTCTTCACTTCGCCCGCCTGCACAAACTGTCTCTTTTCAGCGTTTCTGAAGAAATCCGGACTAAAACCGCTGAAAACGTCGAATGCCGTCTTGAGCCGTTATTCCTCGCACCAGGCTATCCTCCGGGGTTACGGGAGAAGTATTACCAAAAAAACTTGCTCTGGTTTAACGAAGAACAGATCAAGACTGCCCGGGAGAAGATTGCCGAAGGCGCTATTGCCATGGCTCCCGAACACATCCGTTCGATTGCCGATAAGAAAAAAGACAAAATCATCGAAGAGAAAGATAACGTGATTGAAAATGTTGCGAGCAAAGGTGGAATCCCTGCAAAAAAAGCTGAGCAAGGAAAACCGTGGAGACGGCCCTTACAAGGCTTCGGCACGAACTCGATTGTTCTACATTGTTGA
- a CDS encoding hypothetical protein (Evidence 5 : No homology to any previously reported sequences) has product MVSREDRPGSRLLAENLQEVRDPREKGDGKIQQEAEQYAPVSPPLGSTEGVNFYEEIVFTFTSKCDIDND; this is encoded by the coding sequence ATGGTGAGCCGCGAAGATCGTCCGGGTTCGCGGCTCTTGGCGGAAAATTTACAAGAAGTTCGCGACCCCAGGGAGAAGGGGGATGGGAAAATTCAGCAAGAAGCGGAGCAATATGCGCCAGTGAGCCCCCCTCTCGGTTCGACCGAAGGGGTTAATTTTTATGAGGAAATCGTTTTTACCTTCACGAGTAAATGCGACATAGATAATGATTGA
- a CDS encoding conserved hypothetical protein (Evidence 4 : Homologs of previously reported genes of unknown function) → MRYAAVSALRHRYPVRFICLVLHASVSGYYAWLKRDAAPSNKTTRLEAEVLAAHQRTRGTYGAERLHRELVASGCAVSLWKVKQLRRELGLVCKRKRRVIRTTESNHALPVASNLLNRDFTPGEHNRVWVSDITYIPTRQGWVYLAGIKDLHSREIVGFSLAERMDTGLVLAALMKAVRFHRPPVGLILHSDRGSQYCSAAYQKKLHAYGLICSMSKKGDCYDNAPMESFWGLLKNELVHRKSYRSQAEAITDVTEYIEVFYNRQRRQAALGYLSPAAFVRSGMMKPKLPIAA, encoded by the coding sequence GTGAGGTACGCCGCAGTCAGTGCTTTGCGACACCGATATCCTGTCCGTTTTATTTGCCTGGTTTTGCACGCATCTGTCAGTGGATACTACGCCTGGCTCAAACGCGACGCTGCCCCATCAAACAAGACAACTCGTCTGGAGGCCGAGGTTCTGGCTGCCCACCAGAGAACACGCGGCACATACGGCGCGGAGCGGTTGCACCGGGAACTCGTGGCAAGCGGTTGTGCCGTCAGCCTCTGGAAGGTCAAGCAGCTCCGCCGTGAACTGGGCCTCGTCTGTAAGCGCAAACGACGGGTTATCCGCACCACGGAGTCAAATCACGCGTTGCCGGTCGCTTCCAATCTTCTGAACCGTGACTTCACGCCGGGCGAACACAACCGCGTGTGGGTGAGTGACATAACCTATATCCCCACACGGCAGGGCTGGGTATATCTTGCCGGAATCAAAGATTTACACAGCCGGGAAATTGTCGGCTTCAGCCTGGCTGAGCGTATGGATACCGGGCTTGTCTTGGCTGCATTGATGAAGGCGGTGCGTTTCCACCGCCCACCTGTGGGACTGATTCTGCATTCGGATCGCGGCAGCCAGTATTGCAGCGCAGCTTATCAGAAAAAGCTCCACGCATATGGTCTGATCTGTTCCATGAGCAAAAAAGGGGATTGTTACGACAACGCCCCCATGGAGAGCTTCTGGGGCTTATTGAAGAATGAGTTGGTCCATCGCAAAAGCTACAGATCACAGGCAGAAGCAATTACAGATGTGACAGAGTATATTGAGGTTTTTTATAATCGACAAAGACGCCAGGCAGCACTTGGCTATCTCTCACCGGCGGCGTTTGTCAGAAGCGGGATGATGAAACCAAAGCTGCCGATTGCCGCTTAA
- a CDS encoding Glycosyl transferase family 2 (fragment) has translation MLFLTVRADFGGGPEHLWWLLQNMPEEITAYVACPHEYPYYERYRQLVGDSNITELPHRTFSIASLWRLRAFCKEKGISILHSHGKGAGLYSRLLALLTGVPCVHTFHGVHMDGYRPGKRAVYRLYERVMSLLTQMGIAVSEGELNQIVERGLMPRRKLHLIPNGVMIPDTRDRGDVFTAPPPYTIVTFSRFDYQKNSPFLLDILNALKDIGRLDDFRLTAVGDGTDRQGMLDAVQGTALEDTLCCPGASETPHSFFDGALCYLSTSRWEGMPLSVIEAMAHGLPAIASDVVGNRDVVRDGETGFLYPEGNAVAAANLLCRLADDPDLRQTLGAAARNYVIANHDVRIMAKETFKILHDVAMP, from the coding sequence ATGCTTTTTTTGACAGTGCGCGCTGATTTCGGGGGAGGCCCGGAACATCTGTGGTGGTTGCTCCAAAACATGCCAGAAGAAATAACCGCCTATGTAGCGTGTCCTCATGAATATCCCTATTATGAACGATATAGGCAACTCGTAGGGGACTCCAATATCACCGAATTGCCCCACCGTACCTTTAGTATAGCCAGTCTCTGGCGTCTTCGCGCCTTCTGTAAGGAGAAGGGCATTTCCATTTTGCACTCTCACGGCAAGGGTGCTGGGCTATACTCGCGTCTTCTTGCCCTTCTGACAGGTGTGCCGTGCGTGCATACATTTCACGGCGTGCACATGGATGGGTATCGGCCGGGAAAGCGGGCAGTGTATCGTTTGTACGAGCGCGTGATGTCTTTGCTTACACAAATGGGCATAGCAGTGTCGGAAGGCGAGTTGAACCAGATTGTCGAAAGGGGGTTAATGCCCCGGAGGAAACTGCATCTCATTCCCAACGGGGTCATGATTCCGGACACAAGGGACAGGGGAGACGTTTTTACTGCCCCGCCTCCATATACCATCGTGACATTCAGCCGGTTCGACTACCAGAAGAATAGTCCCTTCCTTCTTGATATCCTTAACGCCCTGAAGGATATAGGACGGCTGGACGATTTCCGTCTTACCGCAGTCGGTGACGGAACCGACAGGCAAGGGATGCTTGATGCGGTACAAGGTACCGCCTTGGAAGACACCCTGTGCTGCCCCGGTGCATCAGAAACCCCCCATTCTTTTTTTGACGGAGCGTTATGCTATCTTTCCACCTCACGCTGGGAAGGCATGCCGCTGTCGGTCATTGAGGCGATGGCCCATGGTTTGCCGGCAATTGCAAGTGATGTGGTGGGTAACAGAGACGTGGTCCGTGATGGAGAGACGGGCTTTCTGTACCCTGAAGGAAATGCGGTGGCGGCAGCCAACCTTCTTTGCCGCTTGGCAGACGACCCCGATCTGCGGCAAACTTTAGGAGCGGCTGCTCGCAACTATGTCATAGCCAACCATGATGTTAGAATAATGGCGAAAGAGACCTTTAAAATATTGCATGATGTTGCCATGCCATAA
- a CDS encoding conserved hypothetical protein (Evidence 4 : Homologs of previously reported genes of unknown function) yields MKNRLKTLEEILNPRRPFRRRRRGWNPRRKRMGVIRKLRPFVTRSNRKRASEVIKLRNKLRLRRHIYGGRFIGTSDLVDPERPILYKQEAQVFFPGTDKRVLWNVQIATARKAFWDEVGDMALKRTAAMLPREKGPFDIRDMFEPVSFNAWGQATSYTMRERNETYEELGGMTRREFEAQLEKKIIASEPPEIYESFSIDRGYEYGIGLHVVVDSEMIDRETVERVIDRFFAVGETDWRAESPVPRDRLPFETEMEALMTIPEEQR; encoded by the coding sequence ATGAAAAACCGTCTGAAGACCCTGGAAGAAATCCTCAATCCCCGTCGCCCCTTTCGCCGCCGCAGACGAGGATGGAACCCACGCCGCAAAAGAATGGGCGTCATCAGAAAGCTGCGGCCCTTCGTCACCCGCTCCAACCGGAAGCGGGCCAGCGAAGTGATAAAACTCCGCAACAAGCTGCGCCTGCGGCGGCATATTTATGGAGGCCGGTTCATCGGTACGTCCGACCTTGTGGATCCGGAACGGCCAATCCTCTACAAGCAGGAAGCGCAAGTCTTTTTCCCCGGCACGGACAAACGGGTGCTGTGGAACGTACAGATAGCGACGGCGCGCAAGGCTTTCTGGGACGAGGTCGGCGATATGGCCTTAAAAAGAACGGCGGCTATGCTGCCCAGAGAGAAAGGCCCCTTTGATATCCGGGATATGTTTGAGCCCGTATCTTTTAACGCTTGGGGGCAAGCGACATCCTATACAATGCGGGAAAGAAACGAAACCTATGAAGAACTAGGCGGCATGACCCGCCGCGAGTTCGAGGCGCAACTCGAAAAAAAGATCATCGCCTCCGAGCCGCCGGAAATCTACGAATCCTTTTCCATTGACCGGGGTTATGAATACGGTATCGGCCTCCATGTCGTCGTGGATTCGGAAATGATCGACCGAGAAACCGTCGAACGCGTGATCGACCGCTTCTTCGCTGTCGGCGAAACGGATTGGCGGGCCGAGTCGCCCGTGCCGCGCGACAGGCTTCCTTTTGAAACCGAAATGGAGGCCCTGATGACGATCCCGGAGGAACAACGCTGA
- a CDS encoding hypothetical protein (Evidence 5 : No homology to any previously reported sequences) — MESLQKKLSKENRGDGPYKASARTRLFYIVELYVALVVITIREVRRNLDAMQIANSPRTDGN; from the coding sequence GTGGAATCCCTGCAAAAAAAGCTGAGCAAGGAAAACCGTGGAGACGGCCCTTACAAGGCTTCGGCACGAACTCGATTGTTCTACATTGTTGAACTGTACGTTGCGCTGGTTGTGATCACGATCCGGGAAGTGCGGCGCAACCTGGACGCCATGCAGATCGCCAATTCGCCGCGTACCGATGGGAATTAA
- a CDS encoding hypothetical protein (Evidence 5 : No homology to any previously reported sequences) — translation MELEAERSDFQEEKGKVLAWKFEVDALRRKAEIAKERRTFVKRHIRWAIDALSGGPPNTGLALRHLKKAEKE, via the coding sequence ATGGAGCTGGAAGCCGAGCGAAGCGATTTCCAGGAAGAAAAGGGAAAAGTGCTGGCATGGAAATTCGAAGTGGACGCTCTGCGCCGAAAAGCGGAAATAGCGAAGGAGAGAAGAACTTTCGTGAAACGGCACATTCGCTGGGCGATAGATGCCCTGAGCGGAGGGCCGCCTAATACGGGGCTGGCGCTCCGGCATTTGAAAAAGGCGGAAAAAGAGTGA
- a CDS encoding Glycosyl transferase family 2 (fragment) — protein sequence MPLLPPDVAIVLLNYNGGTDTTKCLQALYGLSSPPGQIIVVDNASTAEDRNVIEATWERLRKVSGKNAIRGHWVLLTENRGFSAGNNAGIQLALQDPACRAVWILNNDTEPAVEALETLCRRLNDNPKAGLAGSTLVYSHARNTVQCAGGFVLSRLTGATPALHGGESLETVGRIPPESVERKLGYLCGASILVRREVFKTAGFLPEEYFLYYEDAAFCLDAQRADYSLVWAPGSIVFHKEGGSTGAKSEAADRGLKRSRIVDYLALRNRIYLIRRYFPHCLPVAIASYAGVMLNRLRRGQGGRLPLVLKALADGI from the coding sequence GTGCCGCTTCTTCCCCCTGACGTCGCTATTGTGTTGCTTAATTACAATGGCGGTACCGATACCACAAAGTGTCTTCAGGCTCTTTACGGCTTGTCTTCCCCTCCTGGTCAAATAATTGTTGTGGACAACGCTTCTACGGCAGAAGACCGTAATGTCATTGAGGCTACTTGGGAACGCCTACGCAAAGTTTCAGGCAAAAACGCCATCCGCGGGCATTGGGTGTTACTCACGGAAAATAGAGGGTTTTCCGCAGGCAACAATGCGGGTATCCAACTCGCATTACAGGACCCCGCATGCCGGGCTGTATGGATACTCAACAATGATACGGAACCGGCTGTGGAGGCTCTTGAAACCCTCTGTCGCAGGCTCAATGACAACCCGAAAGCCGGGCTCGCTGGATCAACGCTGGTTTACTCGCACGCCAGAAATACCGTCCAGTGCGCGGGAGGGTTCGTCCTTTCCAGGCTGACGGGCGCGACTCCGGCATTGCACGGAGGAGAATCGCTAGAAACCGTCGGAAGAATTCCTCCGGAATCCGTTGAAAGGAAATTGGGGTACCTTTGCGGTGCATCCATCCTTGTCAGACGGGAAGTATTCAAGACCGCCGGTTTTTTGCCCGAGGAATATTTTTTGTACTATGAGGATGCCGCCTTTTGCCTTGATGCGCAAAGGGCTGATTACTCGTTAGTATGGGCGCCCGGTAGCATTGTTTTTCACAAGGAAGGCGGCTCGACCGGCGCGAAATCCGAGGCCGCCGACCGAGGTTTGAAGCGGTCGCGGATCGTGGACTACCTCGCGTTGCGGAACAGAATATATCTTATCCGCCGATATTTCCCCCATTGCCTTCCTGTTGCTATCGCGAGCTATGCCGGGGTGATGCTGAACCGGCTGCGAAGAGGACAGGGCGGGCGATTGCCGCTTGTTCTTAAGGCGTTGGCGGACGGGATATGA
- a CDS encoding hypothetical protein (Evidence 5 : No homology to any previously reported sequences), translating to MSGKVSIIIPCYNDGKYLPEAVASAKAQTYPDIEIIIVDDHSTDTETQKVLQRAAGGNVVVVKTPEGKKGLPAARNTGISVAGGDYILPLDADDTIYPTYVEKTLAVLEGNPDVAVCGSGVRFFGLRHNDWQQPEYSATGLVLEEFKLVCTALYRRRDWERVGGYDESLTLGKEDMVFWLDMLQDGRRIVILPEVLFFYRIKPNSMTAATGTGPTERDRLTAMYAARPEVFQRHTLDFMELCARYRDEKARLTCLVSWNILSPLFRLEWRIRQRIKRWFGRA from the coding sequence ATGTCCGGTAAAGTTTCCATAATCATCCCTTGCTATAACGATGGCAAATACCTGCCGGAGGCTGTCGCGTCCGCCAAAGCCCAAACGTATCCGGATATTGAAATCATCATCGTTGACGACCACTCCACTGATACGGAAACGCAGAAGGTCTTGCAACGGGCGGCGGGCGGCAATGTGGTTGTGGTAAAAACCCCGGAAGGCAAGAAGGGGCTTCCAGCCGCCAGAAATACCGGTATATCCGTTGCGGGGGGCGATTATATTTTGCCCTTGGATGCGGATGACACAATATACCCTACGTATGTGGAAAAAACCCTCGCCGTTCTGGAGGGCAACCCGGACGTGGCCGTATGCGGTTCTGGTGTGCGCTTCTTCGGGTTGCGGCACAATGACTGGCAGCAGCCTGAGTACAGCGCTACGGGCCTTGTTCTGGAAGAATTTAAACTTGTTTGCACGGCACTGTATAGACGCCGTGACTGGGAGCGGGTCGGCGGGTATGACGAATCGCTCACGCTCGGCAAGGAAGATATGGTTTTTTGGCTTGATATGCTTCAGGACGGCAGGCGTATCGTTATTTTGCCGGAAGTGTTGTTTTTTTACCGGATAAAACCAAATTCCATGACTGCGGCAACCGGCACAGGCCCGACAGAGCGCGACAGGCTGACGGCCATGTATGCCGCCCGTCCCGAGGTTTTCCAAAGGCACACTCTTGATTTTATGGAGCTTTGCGCGCGTTATCGGGACGAAAAAGCCCGTTTGACCTGCCTTGTTTCCTGGAATATTCTGTCTCCTCTTTTTCGCTTGGAGTGGCGCATTCGTCAGCGAATCAAACGCTGGTTCGGGAGAGCGTGA
- a CDS encoding Glycosyl transferase family 2 (modular protein) encodes MTPFFTIITSTYNAANTLARLLDSLAAQTFRNFEIIVQDGASKDATLAVVESYRAKLPCLVVNSAPDKGIYDAWNSALAFVSGEWVLFLGADDALYAPDTLEKAFAALKDAPAETLFAPGDALFVSPGGVEIKILAGKAEGAKGKFAEAIPFCHTALFQRARVFRTACFDSSFRIAGDYEFLCRTWRYDQQGKTLGFTISRMAAGGISSDPVMTARMRWEVLRVLLRHHPRAVSLSRHVIPAFKGLFLYAAFSALGKQQAAKALDRFRISRGLPPSWEQQAHETDTQAAGSDSAAEVRLKASVLMPVYNDARYIRDAIDSILNQTFAGFEFVIVNDGSTDGTAAIVNEYADPRIKIITHERNLGRPSARNSALQAAQGEYVFWMDADDIALPQRLEKQIAFMDAHPDVAVCGGAVQCFHNSGMTLLHPSGSKAISAALFFAPAIANPACCIRKSVLDVKGIRFDDGFPRAEDYEFWCRLLLDYKQKAGNIPDLVLLYRVRAFFTEESHKAVQCGMLERLGIAAPEETTQIYFELSLAECGKALSFPWQTYVDFADAVAAANGVKRIFPRKALRRRLDSRLARLAAFEGLSVRQLLSRCVSAFGYGRTAGIVWRHTSRRLLEKLRCGLDGLLRRG; translated from the coding sequence ATGACTCCTTTTTTTACCATTATCACAAGCACGTATAACGCCGCCAACACCTTGGCCCGCCTGCTGGACTCTCTGGCAGCGCAAACTTTTCGTAATTTCGAGATTATTGTTCAGGACGGCGCTTCAAAAGATGCCACTCTTGCCGTCGTGGAATCGTACCGAGCCAAATTGCCCTGCCTTGTCGTCAACAGTGCTCCGGATAAGGGTATTTATGACGCCTGGAATTCCGCTCTCGCATTTGTTTCAGGCGAATGGGTTTTGTTTCTTGGTGCTGATGACGCACTGTACGCGCCGGATACGCTGGAAAAAGCTTTTGCCGCTCTGAAGGATGCTCCAGCGGAAACGCTTTTTGCGCCAGGCGATGCCTTGTTTGTTTCTCCAGGCGGGGTCGAAATCAAAATCCTCGCCGGAAAGGCCGAAGGGGCGAAAGGCAAATTTGCTGAAGCGATTCCCTTTTGCCATACGGCGCTTTTTCAGCGAGCGCGGGTTTTCCGAACTGCATGCTTTGATAGTTCTTTTCGTATTGCCGGCGACTATGAGTTTTTATGCCGAACATGGCGGTATGACCAGCAAGGTAAAACCCTGGGGTTCACGATCAGCCGCATGGCCGCGGGGGGGATTTCCAGCGATCCGGTAATGACGGCCCGCATGCGCTGGGAGGTTTTGCGCGTCCTTTTGCGCCACCATCCCCGAGCGGTGTCGCTCTCTCGCCATGTCATTCCCGCCTTTAAGGGGCTTTTTTTATACGCCGCGTTTTCCGCATTGGGCAAACAGCAAGCTGCCAAGGCCTTGGATCGGTTCCGGATTTCGCGTGGGTTGCCTCCCTCCTGGGAGCAACAGGCTCACGAAACCGATACGCAGGCCGCAGGTTCGGATTCTGCCGCCGAAGTCCGCCTTAAAGCCTCTGTGCTGATGCCGGTATACAACGATGCCCGGTATATTCGCGACGCTATAGACTCCATTCTTAACCAGACATTTGCGGGCTTTGAGTTCGTCATCGTTAATGATGGCTCCACTGACGGCACAGCGGCAATCGTGAACGAGTACGCCGATCCTCGGATAAAGATAATTACGCACGAGCGGAACCTGGGACGCCCGTCCGCCCGCAACAGCGCGCTCCAGGCGGCGCAGGGCGAGTATGTTTTTTGGATGGACGCTGACGATATTGCCTTGCCGCAACGCTTGGAAAAACAGATCGCGTTCATGGATGCCCATCCTGATGTCGCTGTGTGCGGCGGAGCCGTGCAGTGTTTTCACAATTCCGGAATGACCCTTTTGCATCCGTCAGGGAGCAAGGCCATCAGTGCCGCACTTTTTTTTGCTCCCGCAATCGCCAATCCGGCATGTTGCATTCGGAAGTCCGTGCTTGACGTCAAGGGTATCCGGTTTGATGATGGCTTCCCCAGGGCGGAAGATTACGAGTTTTGGTGCAGACTGTTGCTTGACTATAAACAAAAGGCCGGCAATATTCCTGATCTTGTTTTGCTGTACCGTGTGAGAGCTTTTTTTACGGAAGAGAGCCACAAGGCGGTTCAGTGCGGAATGCTTGAGCGATTGGGCATTGCCGCGCCGGAAGAGACGACTCAGATTTATTTTGAGCTTTCTTTGGCGGAATGTGGCAAAGCGCTTTCCTTCCCGTGGCAAACGTATGTCGATTTTGCCGATGCTGTCGCAGCTGCCAACGGCGTCAAAAGAATTTTTCCCCGGAAGGCTTTGCGGCGTCGCCTGGACAGCAGACTTGCCCGACTTGCCGCGTTTGAAGGGCTATCCGTACGCCAGCTTCTTTCCCGCTGTGTGTCGGCTTTTGGGTATGGAAGGACCGCCGGAATCGTTTGGCGTCATACTTCGCGGCGACTCCTGGAGAAACTGCGTTGCGGCTTGGACGGCCTGCTCAGGCGCGGGTAG